From a single Miscanthus floridulus cultivar M001 chromosome 8, ASM1932011v1, whole genome shotgun sequence genomic region:
- the LOC136477243 gene encoding hypersensitive-induced response protein 1, with protein MGQALGLIQVDQSTVAIKESFGKFDEILEPGCHFLPWCIGKQIAGYLSLRVQQLDVRCETKTKDNVFVNVVASVQYRALAEKASDAFYRLSNTREQIQSYVFDVIRASVPKMNLDDAFEQKNEIAKAVEDELEKAMSMYGYEIVQTLIVDIEPDEHVKRAMNEINAAARLRLAATEKAEAEKILQIKRAEGDAESKYLAGLGIARQRQAIVDGLRESVLAFSENVPGTSSKDVMDMVLVTQYFDTMKEIGASSKSSSVFIPHGPGAVRDIAAQIRDGQLQASLL; from the exons ATGGGTCAAGCACTTGGCTTGATTCAAGTGGATCAATCCACAGTAGCCATCAAGGAATCTTTTGGGAAATTTGACGAAATCCTAGAGCCTGGATGTCACTTCTTGCCATGGTGCATAGGGAAGCAAATTGCTGGGTATCTGTCACTCCGTGTGCAGCAGCTTGATGTCCGCTGCGAAACAAAGACAAAG GATAATGTCTTCGTCAACGTTGTGGCATCTGTGCAATATCGTGCCCTTGCCGAAAAGGCATCTGATGCATTTTACAGGCTTAGTAACACCAGGGAGCAAATCCAGTCATATGTCTTTGATG TCATCAGGGCAAGTGTTCCAAAGATGAACTTGGATGATGCCTTTGAGCAGAAGAATGAAATCGCCAAAGCTGTAGAAGATGAACTTGAAAAG GCAATGTCTATGTATGGATATGAGATTGTGCAGACTCTGATTGTTGATATTGAGCCCGATGAGCATGTGAAGAGAGCCATGAATGAGATCAATGCAG CTGCTAGGCTGAGGTTGGCTGCCACTGAGAAAGCTGAGGCAGAGAAGATACTGCAGATCAAGAGAGCTGAAGGTGATGCAGAATCCAAGTACTTGGCTGGTCTGGGTATCGCAAGACAGCGCCAGGCTATAGTGGATGGGCTGAGAGAGAGTGTTCTTGCTTTCTCTGAGAATGTTCCCGGGACCTCTTCAAAGGATGTCATGGACATGGTTCTGGTGACCCAGTACTTCGACACCATGAAGGAGATTGGGGCCTCATCCAAGTCCTCGTCGGTCTTCATCCCTCATGGACCAGGTGCTGTCAGAGACATCGCAGCGCAGATAAGGGATGGTCAGCTCCAGGCCAGTCTGCTGTGA
- the LOC136473464 gene encoding vacuolar protein sorting-associated protein 45 homolog — protein MVLITLVRDYIDRMLHDIPGMKVLVLDPQTVGMVSVVYSQSDLLRKEVFLVETMDNASSSRESMAHLKAVYFLRPSADNVQKLRRHLAVPRFAEYHLFFSSILKVPQIQILADSDEQEFVQQVQEFYADFCAIDTYHFTLNIRNNHMYMLPTVVDPPGMQSFCDRAVDGIASVFLALKRRPVIRYQRTSDVAKRIAQETARLMYEQESGLFDFRRTENSSLLLVIDRRDDPVTPLLNQWTYQAMVHELIGIENNKVDLRGFANVPKDQQEVVLSSVQDDFFRANMFENFGDLGMNLKRMVDDFQHLSKNSLNLQSIGDMAKFVSNYPEYRKTHGNVTKHVNLVSELSRIVEERKLMLVSQTEQELACTSGQAAAFEAVTSLLNNESVSDIDRLRLVMLYALRYEKESPVQLMQLFNKLASHSAKYKSGLVQFLLKQAGVDKRTGDLYGNRDLLNIARNMARGLKGVENVYTQHQPLIVQTMEGIVKGRLRDVDYPLVGNHFQQGRPQDVVIFIVGGTTYEEARLVALYNAANPGVRFFLGGSVVLNSKRFLEDLGEAQRISKSSTII, from the exons ATGGTGCTGATCACTCTCGTCCGCGACTACATCGACCGCATGCTCCACGACATCCCGGGCATGAAGGTCCTCGTCCTCGACCCCCAAACC GTTGGGATGGTGAGCGTGGTGTACAGCCAGTCGGATCTGCTGCGGAAGGAGGTCTTCCTCGTCGAGACCATGGACAACGCCTCCAGCTCCAGGGAGTCCATGGCGCACCTCAAGGCCGTCTACTTCCTCCGACCCTCCGCCGACAACGTCCAGAAGCTCCGCAGGCACCTCGCCGTGCCGCGCTTCGCCGAGTACCACCTCT TCTTCTCCAGTATATTGAAGGTCCCTCAGATTCAAATACTTGCGGATTCGGATGAGCAGGAGTTTGTGCAGCAAGTTCAG GAGTTCTATGCTGATTTTTGTGCCATTGACACATACCATTTCACCCTCAACATACGAAACAACCACATGTACATGCTCCCAACGGTGGTTGATCCTCCTGGTATGCAGAGCTTCTGTGATCGAGCTGTTGATGGCATTGCTTCTGTCTTCTTGGCTTTGAAGCGCCGCCCTGTTATTAGATATCAGAGGACATCAGATGTTGCGAAAAGGATTGCACAAGAAACTGCG AGATTGATGTATGAGCAGGAGAGTGGCCTGTTTGATTTTAGACGAACAGAAAACTCTTCCTTGTTGTTGGTGATCGATAGGAGGGATGATCCTGTTACACCTTTACTTAACCAGTGGACCTACCAG GCAATGGTTCATGAGCTTATTGGAATCGAGAACAACAAGGTGGATCTTAGGGGATTTGCTAATGTACCTAAAGACCAGCAG GAGGTGGTTCTATCATCGGTTCAAGATGATTTTTTTAGAGCTAACATGTTTGAGAACTTTGGGGACCTCGGTATGAACCTCAAAAGAATGGTAGATGACTTTCAGCATCTTTCTAAGAACAGCCTTAATCTCCAGAGCATAG GTGACATGGCAAAGTTCGTGAGCAACTATCCAGAATATCGAAAGACACATGGAAATGTAACGAAACATGTCAATCTGGTGAGCGAGCTGAGCAGAATTGTGGAGGAAAGGAAACTTATGCTAGTTTCACAGACAGAACAAGAGCTAGCATGTACTAGTGGACAAGCAGCAGCCTTTGAG GCTGTCACTTCCTTGCTAAACAATGAAAGTGTATCTGATATTGACCGCTTGCGATTAGTAATGCTCTATGCTTTGCGGTATGAAAAAGAGAGTCCAGTTCAATTGATGCAACTTTTCAACAAATTGGCTTCTCATTCTGCCAAATACAAATCAGGG CTTGTTCAATTCCTCCTTAAGCAAGCTGGCGTTGATAAGAGAACAGGCGACTTGTATGGGAACCGTGATCTGTTAAATATTGCTCGCAATATGGCTCGTGGGCTTAAG GGAGTTGAGAATGTCTACACCCAACACCAGCCTCTTATCGTCCAAACGATGGAAGGAATTGTGAAAGGGAGGTTGCGAGATGTTGACTATCCACTTGTTGGCAATCATTTCCAGCAGGGCAG GCCTCAAGATGTTGTCATATTCATTGTTGGAGGGACAACTTACGAGGAAGCAAGATTGGTAGCCCTTTATAATGCAGCAAATCCGGGAGTTCGTTTCTTCCTTGGAGGTTCAGTGGTTCTAAATTCAAAGAG ATTTCTTGAAGATTTGGGAGAGGCACAAAGGATATCAAAATCAAGCACTATAATATGA